The stretch of DNA TCCTCGCCGAGCCGACGCTGCCTAGCCCGCCTGTGCCGCCTCTTCCTTCATGAAGCCGAGGTCGGGTTCGTCGAAATTGCCGATATTGGGCGAAACGAGCGGGATCTCGGCGTCGGACACGCCGAACCACTTTGCCAGCGTTGCCGAATACTGGTCGACCGATGTCGTCGGCAGCAGGCGTCCCTGGCCCACCTGTCCGTCGTCCTCGACCGAGATCGTCGGCGCGGTGCCGTAGAACTGCCCTCCCCGGACCGCTCCGCCGAGCACGAAATGATGCGATCCCCAGCCATGGTCCGAGCCGTCGCCGTTCGAGGACAGCGTGCGCCCGAAATCCGATGCGGTGAAGGTCGTCACCCGGTCCGCGACGCGCGATCTCGAC from Erythrobacter sp. encodes:
- a CDS encoding DUF1501 domain-containing protein, producing the protein MRVCSPVSISRSTPFTGQWSRSRVADRVTTFTASDFGRTLSSNGDGSDHGWGSHHFVLGGAVRGGQFYGTAPTISVEDDGQVGQGRLLPTTSVDQYSATLAKWFGVSDAEIPLVSPNIGNFDEPDLGFMKEEAAQAG